One Papaver somniferum cultivar HN1 chromosome 10, ASM357369v1, whole genome shotgun sequence genomic window carries:
- the LOC113316120 gene encoding uncharacterized protein LOC113316120: MRSFASVVCVGEVNLGGEPQTTERLIRQQTQSDNIILDDKEYRQRVMVEKQRQTQLFSQQPCTQYIFGGCKARKNKAYNERKRPREHPKSNQCRKLKALNKYPRHVLQPRKHDGQLRKKIRQKWKEWILAVKLSQFKILIWFPRHECVCIQKHCMHL; this comes from the exons ATGCGCAGCTTC GCATCGGTTGTCTGTGTTGGAGAAGTTAATTTGGGAGGAGAGCCTCAGACTACAGAACGATTAATTCGTCAGCAAACGCAAAGCGATAATATTATATTGGACGATAAAGAATATAGGCAGCGTGTAATGGTGGAGAAGCAAAGACAAACTCAG cTTTTTAGTCAACAACCTTGCACACAATACATATTCGGGGGATGTAAG GCTAGGAAAAATAAGGCGTATAATGAGCGGAAAAGGCCGAGAGAGCATCCAAAAAGCAACCAGTGCAGAAAGTTAAAAGCACTAAACAAGTATCCTCG ACACGTTCTGCAGCCCAGAAAGCACGACGGGCAACTGAGAAAGAAAATAAGGCAGAAATGGAAAGAATGGATACTAGCGGTGAAGCTGTCACagttcaaaattttgatttgGTTCCCAAGGCACGAGTGCGTGTGCATCCAGAAACATTG TATGCATCTCTGA
- the LOC113315241 gene encoding ATP-dependent DNA helicase PIF7-like, translating into MHKEIPHVERLAIHLKGMQRIVYESEASTEGVTQTTENYKSKLMAYFEYYDENPDAPSYTCQEFSQHMVWKADKSRWEVRKQQFAIARMYFVSPSAGELFYLRLLLNVVAGARSFEHLRTVNGVLHPTYKKACIELGLLESDAEFVNCLKEASTVQVGSQVRNLFKIILSDGNPAEPELLWREFKMHICDDLHHVIKRKCGIPEPTDEQIEDYGLDLIDKLLREGGKDMTSFCSIPKSEIDWDNLYGNCYIREHMQMMTEIDKDQLKQNIAKLNEEQLATFKAVTDSVEQKDGSKFFLNGSAGTRKTFVYNAIAESCRLKGDIVLTVASSGIASLLLEGGRTAHSTFRIPIDITSTDVCSIAKQKEEDEFIKQATLIIWDEVSMQHRHCIEAVNRLLHDIHENKKDDFGGVTVVMGGDFKQTFPVIPNGGREEIVGACIRRSYLWDNIKVLTLTKNMRLDMQEPENRAYADFLLEVGSEPVDKVDLPSAVNVCKTRRELITKIYPCLTKTQIWREDEACYEQVSEEELTNRMILTARNDDVNEINVEALNFLDGDTHTYLAADRLTPEESGRIQPISNEFLQNLNPPGMPLFKLQLKVGCPIILMRNIAPSEGLCNGTRLLVTHCGKYLIQAKILTGKKSKIGEKVMLLGYHSSPIFQS; encoded by the exons ATGCACAAAGAAATACCCCACGTGGAAAGGTTGGCAATACACCTTAAAGGTATGCAGAGAATTGTATATGAATCCGAAGCATCGACCGAAGGAGTTACACAGACAACTGAGAATTATAAATCTAAACTGATGGCATACTTTGAGTACTATGATGAGAATCCCGATGCACCTTCATACACATGTCAAGAATTTTCGCAGCATATGGTGTGGAAAGCAGATAAATCTAGATGGGAAGTAAGGAAACAACAGTTTGCGATAGCTAGAATGTACTTTGTCTCTCCGAGCGCCGGTGAATTGTTCTACTTGAGATTGCTATTGAATGTTGTAGCGGGCGCCAGGTCGTTCGAACATTTGAGGACTGTGAATGGCGTGCTACATCCAACCTACAAAAAAGCATGCATTGAGCTTGGGTTATTAGAGAGCGACGCCGAATTTGTAAATTGCCTAAAGGAGGCATCAACTGTTCAGGTAGGAAGCCAGGTGAGAAACCTCTTTAAGATAATCCTGTCGGATGGAAATCCAGCTGAACCAGAATTGTTATGGAGAGAATTCAAGATGCATATTTGCGATGATTTACATCACGTTATTAAAAGAAAGTGTGGCATCCCAGAACCAACAGATGAGCAGATTGAAGACTACGGACTTGACCTGATTGATAAATTGTTGCGTGAGGGAGGGAAGGATATGACGTCTTTCTGCTCGATTCCTAAGTCTGAGATTGACTGGGATAATCTTTATGGAAACTGTTACATACGCGAGCATATGCAAATGATGACAGAAATAGATAAGGATCAGCTTAAGCAGAATATTGCTAAATTGAATGAGGAGCAGCTTGCAACTTTCAAGGCGGTGACAGATTCCGTGGAGCAAAAAGACGGGTCTAAATTCTTTCTGAATGGTAGTGCAGGGACAAGAAAGACATTTGTCTACAACGCCATTGCTGAGAGCTGTCGTTTGAAAGGAGACATTGTTTTGACTGTTGCATCATCCG GAATAGCTTCTTTGCTTTTGGAGGGAGGCCGTACTGCACATTCAACATTCAGAATTCCTATAGATATAACAAGCACCGACGTTTGTTCAATAGCTAaacaaaaggaagaagatgaatttATAAAACAGGCGACTTTGATTATATGGGATGAGGTGTCGATGCAGCATAGGCATTGTATTGAGGCGGTAAACAGGTTGCTCCATGATATTCATGAAAATAAGAAAGATGACTTCGGAGGTGTTACTGTCGTCATGGGAGGAGACTTCAAGCAGACTTTTCCAGTGATACCGAATGGAGGCCGGGAAGAAATAGTGGGGGCGTGCATCCGGAGATCTTATTTATGGGATAACATAAAGGTTTTGACACTCACCAAGAATATGCGGCTGGATATGCAAGAACCGGAAAATCGAGCGTACGCGGATTTCCTACTCGAG GTCGGTTCCGAACCAGTCGACAAAGTTGATCTGCCATCAGCTGTGAACGTATGTAAAACCAGAAGAGAGCTAATAACAAAGATTTATCCCTGCCTCACAAAAACACAAATCTGGAGAGAGGATGAGGCGTGTTACGAACAAGTTTCGGAGGAGGAACTAACTAACAGAATGATTCTCACGGCACGCAATGATGATGTTAATGAGATTAATGTCGAGGCACTTAATTTTTTGGACGGAGATACACACACATATCTAGCAGCTGATAGGTTGACTCCCGAAGAAAGTGGTAGGATACAACCTATAAGCAATGAATTTCTGCAAAATCTAAACCCTCCAGGAATGCCTTTATTCAAACTACAACTGAAAGTTGGGTGTCCGATAATTCTGATGAGAAATATCGCTCCCTCGGAGGGACTTTGCAATGGAACAAGGTTGTTGGTGACGCACTGCGGGAAGTATCTTATACAAGCAAAAATTCTGACGGGAAAGAAGAGCAAGATCGGAGAAAAAGTGATGTTGCTAGGATATCATTCCAGCCCAATATTTCAGAGTTGA